A DNA window from Massilia putida contains the following coding sequences:
- the prsK gene encoding XrtA/PEP-CTERM system histidine kinase PrsK codes for MINIAASSYALAAIGFLALGLSVLSGWRGRAQRGTLSSACLATAAWAAALGMDAAQEILWNTGTAALEVLRDGAWSLFLVALLGHWEQESEGAPARLILGRFRAPRPSLLAAGCVYLALLAGVGVAHFDGDLLPELGLPLLIGYVGLSVYGMLLVEQVYRNKTIEERWAIKFACLGIGGMFAYDFYMYSNALLFRKLSPDLWTARGFVNALTVPLVAASMTRRKSWTTSFAVSRRVVFHSAALFGSAIYLLAMGSVGYYLRYVGGSWGTVMQTGFLFGAISLLGVILFSGTARSWLKVSISKHFYRYNYDYREEWMRFTRTLSERGPNLGQRAIQALATLVESPGGTLWQRDAGGRFTAMAGWQAPDTHVAEPANAPFCRFLESTQWVIDVDEYVERPDKYEGLALPDWLLDTPRRWLVVPLMLQEKLFGFVVLQRARSPLKLNWEIIDLLEIAGSQAASYLAQEDAANALMVARQFESFNRMSTFVVHDLKNLVAQLSLMNANAERHKDNPEFQRDMLETLNHSVQKMKLLLQKLSRSENAEKPQPLAVDDVVRQALALKSAFEPHPQLLVEQAGLLVLADRERLERVLGHLIQNAIEATPRDGHVMVRVASAAGRGEAVEVEITDTGEGMTEEFIRERLFKPFDSTKSAGMGIGVFESREYITELGGVLEVTSQPTLGTTFKVVLPLHRVAAAVTTA; via the coding sequence GTGATCAATATTGCTGCTTCCAGCTACGCACTGGCCGCCATCGGCTTCCTGGCACTGGGCCTCTCGGTCCTGTCGGGCTGGCGCGGCCGTGCCCAGCGCGGCACGCTGTCCAGCGCCTGCCTGGCGACGGCCGCGTGGGCCGCGGCGTTGGGCATGGATGCGGCACAGGAAATCCTGTGGAACACGGGCACCGCCGCTCTCGAGGTGCTGCGCGACGGCGCCTGGTCGCTGTTCCTCGTGGCGCTGCTCGGTCACTGGGAGCAGGAATCGGAGGGCGCGCCTGCCCGCCTGATCCTCGGGCGCTTCCGCGCGCCACGCCCGTCGTTGCTGGCCGCAGGCTGCGTCTACCTGGCACTGCTGGCCGGCGTCGGCGTCGCCCACTTCGACGGCGACCTGCTGCCCGAACTCGGCCTGCCCCTCCTGATCGGCTACGTGGGCCTGTCCGTGTACGGCATGCTGCTCGTCGAGCAGGTCTACCGCAACAAGACCATCGAGGAACGCTGGGCGATCAAGTTCGCCTGCCTGGGCATCGGCGGCATGTTCGCCTATGACTTCTACATGTACAGCAATGCGCTGCTGTTCCGCAAACTGAGCCCCGATCTGTGGACGGCGCGCGGCTTCGTCAACGCGCTGACCGTGCCGTTGGTAGCGGCGTCGATGACGCGCCGCAAATCGTGGACCACGTCGTTCGCCGTGTCGCGCCGCGTCGTGTTTCATTCGGCCGCGCTGTTCGGTTCCGCGATCTATCTGCTGGCCATGGGGTCGGTCGGCTATTACCTCCGTTATGTCGGCGGCAGCTGGGGCACGGTCATGCAGACCGGCTTCCTGTTCGGCGCCATCTCGCTGCTGGGCGTGATCCTGTTCTCCGGCACGGCGCGCTCCTGGCTGAAGGTCTCGATCAGCAAGCATTTTTATCGCTACAACTACGATTACCGCGAAGAGTGGATGCGTTTTACGCGCACGCTGTCCGAGCGCGGCCCGAACCTGGGCCAGCGCGCGATCCAGGCGCTGGCGACCCTCGTCGAAAGCCCCGGCGGCACGCTGTGGCAGCGCGATGCCGGCGGCCGCTTCACGGCGATGGCGGGCTGGCAGGCGCCCGACACCCACGTGGCGGAGCCGGCCAACGCGCCGTTCTGCCGCTTCCTGGAAAGCACGCAGTGGGTCATCGACGTCGACGAATACGTCGAGCGCCCCGACAAATACGAGGGTCTCGCGCTGCCCGACTGGCTGCTGGACACCCCGCGCCGCTGGCTCGTCGTGCCGCTGATGCTGCAGGAAAAACTGTTCGGCTTCGTCGTGCTGCAGCGCGCGCGCAGTCCGTTGAAGCTGAACTGGGAAATCATCGACCTGCTGGAGATCGCCGGCAGCCAGGCCGCCAGCTATCTCGCGCAGGAAGACGCGGCCAACGCGCTGATGGTGGCGCGCCAGTTCGAGTCGTTCAACCGCATGTCGACGTTCGTCGTGCACGACCTCAAGAACCTCGTCGCCCAGCTCTCGCTGATGAACGCGAACGCCGAAAGGCACAAGGACAATCCGGAATTCCAGCGCGACATGCTGGAGACGCTGAATCACTCCGTGCAGAAGATGAAGCTGCTGCTGCAAAAGCTGTCGCGCAGCGAGAATGCCGAGAAGCCGCAGCCGCTGGCCGTCGACGACGTCGTGCGCCAGGCGCTGGCCCTCAAAAGTGCGTTCGAACCGCATCCGCAGCTGCTCGTCGAGCAGGCCGGCTTGCTGGTGCTGGCCGACCGCGAGCGCCTGGAGCGCGTGCTCGGCCACCTGATCCAGAATGCGATCGAGGCGACGCCGCGCGACGGCCACGTGATGGTCCGCGTCGCGTCCGCGGCGGGACGCGGCGAGGCCGTCGAGGTCGAGATCACGGACACCGGCGAAGGCATGACCGAGGAATTCATCCGCGAGCGCCTGTTCAAGCCGTTCGACTCGACCAAGTCGGCCGGCATGGGCATCGGCGTGTTCGAGAGCCGCGAATACATCACTGAACTGGGCGGGGTGCTGGAAGTGACCAGCCAGCCGACGCTCGGCACAACGTTCAAGGTCGTCCTGCCGCTGCACCGCGTGGCGGCGGCCGTGACGACCGCTTGA
- the prsR gene encoding PEP-CTERM-box response regulator transcription factor — translation MTQQKPKLLIIEDDPGLQKQLRWSLDAYDVVVAGDREAALAQIRRHEPAVCTMDLGLPPDPDGSTEGLATLQQILALAPDTRVIVLTGNQDHANAVKAIGMGAYDFHQKPVDPEVLNLVIQRAFFLHNLQQENRRMQQSQADSPLAGVISRDPGMLKVCRTIEKVAPTSASVMLLGESGTGKEVLARAIHALSPRAKERFMAINCAAIPENLLESELFGYEKGAFTGAAKQTKGKVELAHGGTFFLDEVGDLPMALQAKLLRFLQERVIERIGGHEEIPVDVRIVCATHQKLKDLCAQGRFREDLYYRLSEIVVTIPPLRQREGDCALLAHHFKNKFCTQESRASLHFAPDALAAIEAYQWPGNVREMENCIKRAVIMADANTIVADDLGLPDTGAEEEPLNLRQVRDEAEYKAIARALARSDGNIVKASEMLGVSRPTLYDLMGRHGIKASA, via the coding sequence ATGACCCAACAAAAACCCAAGCTGTTGATCATCGAAGACGATCCGGGCCTGCAGAAGCAGCTGCGCTGGAGCCTGGATGCGTATGACGTCGTGGTGGCCGGCGACCGCGAGGCGGCGCTGGCGCAGATCCGCCGCCACGAGCCGGCCGTGTGCACGATGGACCTGGGCCTGCCGCCCGACCCGGACGGCTCCACCGAGGGCCTGGCCACGTTGCAGCAGATCCTGGCGCTCGCGCCGGACACGCGCGTGATCGTCCTGACGGGCAACCAGGACCATGCGAACGCCGTCAAGGCGATCGGCATGGGCGCCTACGACTTCCACCAGAAGCCCGTCGATCCGGAGGTGCTGAACCTTGTGATCCAGCGCGCCTTCTTCCTGCACAACCTGCAGCAGGAAAACCGCCGCATGCAGCAGTCGCAGGCCGACTCGCCCTTGGCCGGCGTAATCTCGCGCGACCCGGGCATGCTGAAGGTCTGCCGCACCATCGAGAAGGTGGCGCCGACGTCGGCCTCGGTCATGCTGCTGGGCGAATCGGGCACCGGTAAAGAAGTGCTGGCGCGCGCCATCCACGCGCTGTCGCCGCGGGCCAAGGAGCGCTTCATGGCGATCAACTGCGCGGCGATTCCCGAGAACCTGCTCGAGAGCGAGTTGTTCGGCTACGAGAAGGGCGCCTTCACGGGCGCCGCCAAGCAGACCAAGGGTAAAGTCGAACTGGCCCACGGCGGCACGTTCTTCCTCGACGAGGTCGGCGACCTGCCGATGGCGCTGCAGGCCAAGCTGCTGCGCTTTCTGCAGGAGCGCGTGATCGAGCGCATCGGCGGTCACGAGGAGATTCCCGTCGACGTGCGCATCGTCTGCGCGACGCACCAGAAACTGAAAGACTTGTGCGCACAGGGCCGCTTCCGCGAGGACTTGTACTACCGCCTGTCCGAGATCGTCGTGACGATCCCGCCGCTGCGCCAGCGCGAGGGCGACTGTGCGCTGCTGGCCCACCACTTCAAAAACAAGTTCTGCACGCAGGAGTCGCGCGCATCGCTGCACTTCGCGCCGGACGCGCTGGCCGCCATCGAAGCCTATCAATGGCCGGGCAATGTGCGCGAAATGGAAAACTGCATCAAGCGCGCCGTCATCATGGCCGACGCCAACACCATCGTCGCCGACGACCTGGGCCTGCCCGACACGGGCGCCGAGGAAGAGCCGCTGAACCTGCGCCAGGTGCGCGACGAGGCCGAGTACAAGGCCATCGCCCGCGCGCTCGCGCGCTCGGACGGGAACATCGTCAAGGCGTCCGAGATGCTGGGCGTGAGCCGGCCAACCTTGTATGACCTGATGGGACGTCACGGCATCAAGGCCAGCGCGTGA
- a CDS encoding right-handed parallel beta-helix repeat-containing protein, producing MTVRRLVRRALLAAVAVAVVAVGALPAVIDHVGIAPRTLAPYIEKRSSGHNPVIVGIGRRVAATLTALDRRSTDLPPPHLALHVGAQPQPAGQDAGGIQVATPDALRAALNEAAPGDVITLTPGTYRFQGKGIGIVRAGRADAPIVVRAARPGTVHIELETLEGFVVAAPYWRFENLNIDGACPGDGDCEHAFHVIGNGHHFASVNNTIRDFNAHIKINGADGRFPDDGLIEHTTLSATHVRATGKPVTPVDLVAASGWTLRANVISDFVKGEGNQVSYGAFAKGGGRNNVFERNVVWCEQTLRGQPGQRVGLSLGGGGTGHEFCRDGRCITEQEGGVLRANLIVGCSDAGIYLNGAAASKVVDNTLVDTTGIDVRYPASSAVVDGNLVDGPIRARDGGILHLGDNRATPLWRVYAGSHPVRGLFRAPATGDFSWRDGPPLRDEADEGERPADAPDLCGARRATPAVYGAFARFMDCGPAS from the coding sequence GTGACGGTGCGCAGGCTGGTGCGCCGCGCCTTGCTGGCGGCGGTTGCCGTCGCCGTGGTGGCGGTCGGCGCGCTGCCGGCCGTCATCGACCACGTGGGCATCGCGCCGCGCACGCTCGCGCCGTATATCGAAAAGCGCAGCAGTGGCCATAACCCGGTCATCGTCGGCATCGGCCGGCGCGTCGCCGCCACGTTGACGGCGCTCGACCGCCGATCTACCGACCTTCCGCCGCCGCACCTTGCCTTGCACGTGGGCGCGCAGCCGCAGCCCGCCGGACAGGATGCCGGCGGCATCCAGGTCGCCACGCCCGATGCCCTGCGCGCCGCGCTCAACGAGGCGGCGCCGGGCGACGTCATCACGCTGACGCCCGGCACCTATCGCTTCCAGGGCAAAGGCATCGGCATCGTGCGCGCGGGCCGCGCGGACGCGCCCATCGTCGTGCGCGCGGCGCGGCCGGGTACCGTGCACATCGAACTCGAGACGCTCGAGGGTTTCGTCGTCGCCGCGCCGTACTGGCGTTTCGAAAACCTCAACATCGACGGCGCATGCCCCGGCGACGGCGATTGCGAACACGCCTTTCACGTCATCGGCAACGGTCACCACTTCGCGAGCGTCAACAACACGATCCGCGACTTCAACGCGCACATCAAGATCAACGGCGCCGACGGCCGTTTCCCGGACGACGGCCTGATCGAACACACGACGCTGTCCGCCACGCACGTGCGCGCGACCGGCAAGCCGGTGACGCCCGTCGACCTCGTGGCGGCCAGCGGCTGGACCTTGCGCGCCAACGTGATCAGCGACTTCGTCAAGGGCGAAGGCAACCAGGTCAGCTACGGCGCCTTCGCCAAGGGCGGCGGCAGGAACAACGTCTTCGAGCGCAACGTGGTGTGGTGCGAGCAGACGCTGCGCGGCCAGCCGGGACAACGCGTCGGCCTCTCGCTGGGCGGCGGCGGTACGGGGCATGAATTCTGCCGCGACGGCCGTTGCATCACCGAGCAGGAAGGGGGCGTCCTGCGTGCGAACCTGATCGTCGGTTGCTCGGACGCGGGCATCTATCTGAACGGCGCGGCGGCCAGCAAGGTCGTCGACAACACCCTCGTCGACACGACCGGCATCGACGTGCGTTATCCGGCGAGCAGTGCGGTGGTGGACGGGAATCTCGTCGACGGCCCGATTCGCGCCCGCGACGGCGGCATCCTACACCTGGGAGATAACCGCGCGACGCCGCTGTGGCGTGTGTACGCCGGCAGCCATCCCGTGCGCGGCCTGTTCCGCGCACCGGCGACGGGCGACTTTTCCTGGCGCGATGGTCCGCCGTTGCGTGACGAGGCCGACGAAGGCGAGCGACCGGCGGACGCGCCCGACCTGTGCGGCGCACGCCGCGCGACACCGGCCGTGTACGGCGCGTTCGCGCGCTTCATGGATTGCGGGCCGGCTTCCTGA
- a CDS encoding hydrolase 1, exosortase A system-associated, whose amino-acid sequence MPYEERALTFDCGSAALVGIASVPAAPATRGVLIVVGGPQYRIGSHRQFALLARHLAAHGIAAMRFDVRGMGDSDGEERDFEAIQDDIRAALDAFIDAVPGMRDVVLWGLCDGASAAAMYAPNDTRVRGLVLLNPWVRTDDGVARTTLKHHYRDRLRNPEFWRKLARGQFDYAGSLTSMLKLVRTAFAGRASPDDAPATLPERMRQGLHGFKGHLLLVIGGADLTGREFCDVAGSTPAWKRLLAAPRVTWRRLEEADHTFSRRAWRDQVAEWTREWVVSW is encoded by the coding sequence ATGCCGTATGAAGAACGCGCCCTCACGTTCGACTGCGGCAGCGCTGCGCTCGTCGGCATCGCCAGCGTGCCCGCGGCGCCTGCCACGCGCGGCGTGCTGATCGTCGTCGGCGGTCCGCAATACCGCATCGGCAGCCATCGCCAGTTCGCCCTGCTGGCGCGCCATCTGGCCGCGCACGGCATCGCCGCCATGCGCTTCGATGTGCGCGGCATGGGCGACAGCGATGGCGAAGAACGGGATTTCGAAGCGATCCAGGACGACATCCGCGCCGCGCTCGACGCTTTCATCGACGCCGTACCGGGCATGCGCGACGTCGTGCTGTGGGGCTTGTGCGACGGCGCGTCGGCGGCCGCGATGTATGCCCCTAACGATACGCGCGTGCGCGGCCTCGTGCTGTTGAACCCCTGGGTGCGCACGGACGACGGCGTCGCCCGCACGACCCTCAAACACCACTATCGCGACCGCCTGCGCAACCCGGAATTCTGGCGCAAGCTGGCGCGCGGACAATTCGACTACGCGGGTTCGCTGACATCGATGTTGAAACTCGTGCGCACCGCATTCGCGGGCCGCGCATCGCCGGACGATGCGCCGGCCACGCTGCCCGAGCGCATGCGCCAGGGCCTGCACGGGTTCAAAGGTCACCTGCTCCTCGTGATCGGCGGCGCCGACCTGACGGGCCGCGAATTCTGCGACGTGGCCGGATCGACGCCCGCCTGGAAGCGCCTGCTGGCCGCGCCGCGCGTCACATGGCGCCGCCTCGAGGAGGCCGACCACACGTTTTCGCGCCGCGCCTGGCGCGACCAGGTGGCGGAATGGACCCGCGAGTGGGTCGTGTCGTGGTAA
- a CDS encoding hydrolase 2, exosortase A system-associated — protein sequence MTSDRAGVDTEPFFLGSGADRRFCLFHRPAGNCRGAVLYVPPFAEELNRTRRMAALGARRLAAHGYGVLQIDLLGTGDSAGDFADARWDLWKADLDTGAAWLRARMDAPLTLWGLRLGALLALDYARTAAMPLAPLLLWQPVAGGSTYLTQFLRLRTANAMLGDDAAAQTGTKALRAALAAGETLEIAGYDLTSELARAIDGLPAPDAMASPASAHWFDVLGAPGQTPGPAAARVKAAWEAQGALLHVHTVTGSPFWATTAVSTCPALLDATAAVLEERVHAV from the coding sequence ATGACATCGGATCGGGCCGGGGTGGACACGGAACCGTTCTTCCTCGGCAGCGGCGCGGACCGGCGCTTCTGCCTGTTCCACCGGCCCGCGGGCAACTGCCGCGGCGCCGTGTTGTACGTGCCGCCGTTCGCCGAAGAACTCAACCGCACCCGCCGCATGGCCGCCCTCGGCGCGCGCCGCCTCGCCGCGCATGGCTATGGCGTGCTGCAGATCGACCTGCTCGGCACCGGCGACAGCGCCGGCGATTTCGCCGATGCCCGCTGGGACCTGTGGAAAGCCGACCTCGACACGGGCGCCGCCTGGCTGCGCGCGCGCATGGACGCGCCGCTCACGCTGTGGGGCCTGCGTCTGGGCGCCTTGCTCGCCCTCGACTATGCGCGCACGGCAGCCATGCCGCTCGCGCCGCTGCTGCTGTGGCAACCGGTCGCGGGCGGGTCCACCTACCTGACCCAGTTCCTGCGCCTGCGCACGGCGAACGCGATGCTGGGCGACGACGCCGCTGCGCAGACGGGAACGAAAGCCTTGCGCGCCGCGCTGGCGGCCGGGGAGACGCTCGAAATCGCCGGCTATGATCTCACGTCGGAACTGGCGCGCGCCATCGACGGCCTGCCCGCGCCCGACGCCATGGCGTCGCCCGCCAGCGCGCACTGGTTCGACGTGCTCGGCGCCCCGGGCCAGACGCCCGGTCCCGCCGCAGCGCGCGTGAAGGCGGCGTGGGAAGCGCAGGGCGCGCTGCTGCACGTGCACACGGTGACGGGATCGCCATTCTGGGCCACGACGGCGGTGTCGACCTGTCCCGCCCTGCTCGACGCCACCGCCGCCGTTCTGGAGGAGAGAGTCCATGCCGTATGA
- a CDS encoding acyl carrier protein has protein sequence MTYLDEVKATLIDVLSLGDAGQRLNADSPLLGSLPELDSMAVVSLIGALEERFGIAIDDDDISASTFETLGSLADFVAAKRAE, from the coding sequence ATGACGTATCTCGACGAAGTCAAAGCGACCCTGATCGACGTGCTGAGCCTGGGCGATGCCGGCCAGCGCCTGAATGCCGATTCTCCCCTGCTGGGCAGCTTGCCCGAACTCGACTCGATGGCCGTCGTCAGCCTGATCGGCGCCCTCGAAGAGCGCTTCGGCATCGCCATCGACGACGACGACATCAGCGCCAGCACCTTCGAAACCCTGGGCAGCCTGGCCGACTTCGTGGCCGCGAAACGCGCCGAATGA
- a CDS encoding oligosaccharide flippase family protein gives MADLRRSLVINFFATSGTRILQFVVSILLARILSPSEIGIYSMTVVFVNFAQVFRDFGVTYYLQREPDLDNDKIRSATGVVFTTSWVIAAALFAASGWLGTWFKEPGIVPVMRVLAIGFVFIPFGTVTGALLARNYEAQKQAVVHVVGTLCFCASTLTLGEMGFGAMAMAYGNLINILACGIAYIPLRPKGMPWLPGFRHWKSVAHFGVGSLVTNCATTLNNSIPDILLGKLGSARHVGLLSRANSTVSIFSYVAGSTMNYGAVPYLAQTWHRGESLAPILARSTLLLTGVGWTALALTAVLGQDIVVALYGAKWLECVPAILPLVLAAAVTLAFNYIPMAVTAIGRPYLSAFPVVVTLATRILFGVLLFDGSLNGFAWALFFATIASAPVTAIQQSRYFGFTTAMMIRALAPSAIVAAGTGAAAWLLALLLPASIPAMARLLAMLLPLALVWYVLLRATRHELVGEVHRLAVPLKARLALLRPNV, from the coding sequence TGCGTCGTTCGCTGGTCATCAACTTCTTCGCGACATCGGGCACCAGGATCCTGCAATTCGTCGTCAGCATTTTGCTGGCCCGGATCCTGAGCCCGAGCGAGATCGGCATCTATTCGATGACGGTTGTCTTCGTGAACTTCGCCCAGGTGTTCCGGGACTTCGGCGTCACGTATTATCTGCAGCGCGAGCCGGATCTCGACAACGACAAGATCCGCTCCGCCACCGGCGTGGTGTTCACGACGTCGTGGGTCATCGCGGCCGCCCTGTTCGCGGCCAGCGGCTGGCTCGGCACGTGGTTCAAGGAACCGGGCATCGTGCCGGTGATGCGCGTGCTGGCCATCGGCTTCGTGTTCATCCCGTTCGGCACCGTCACGGGTGCCCTGCTCGCCCGTAACTACGAGGCCCAGAAACAGGCCGTCGTGCACGTCGTCGGCACCTTGTGCTTCTGCGCCAGCACGCTGACGCTGGGCGAAATGGGCTTCGGTGCCATGGCCATGGCCTACGGTAACCTGATCAACATCCTCGCCTGCGGCATCGCCTACATACCGCTGCGCCCGAAAGGCATGCCGTGGCTGCCGGGCTTCCGCCACTGGAAGAGCGTCGCCCACTTCGGCGTCGGCTCGCTCGTGACCAACTGCGCGACCACGCTGAACAACTCGATCCCCGACATCCTGCTGGGCAAGCTGGGGTCCGCGCGCCACGTCGGCCTGTTGAGCCGCGCGAATTCCACCGTGTCGATCTTCAGCTACGTGGCCGGTTCGACGATGAACTACGGCGCCGTCCCCTATCTGGCGCAGACCTGGCATCGCGGTGAATCGCTGGCGCCGATCCTGGCCCGCTCGACCTTGCTGCTGACCGGCGTCGGCTGGACCGCGCTGGCGCTGACGGCCGTGCTGGGCCAGGACATCGTCGTCGCGCTGTACGGCGCCAAATGGCTCGAATGCGTGCCCGCGATCCTGCCGCTCGTGCTGGCGGCCGCCGTCACGCTGGCCTTCAACTACATCCCGATGGCGGTGACGGCGATCGGCCGTCCCTACCTGAGCGCCTTCCCGGTCGTCGTCACCCTGGCGACCCGCATCCTGTTCGGCGTGCTGCTGTTCGACGGCAGCCTGAACGGATTCGCATGGGCGCTGTTCTTCGCGACCATCGCCAGCGCGCCCGTCACCGCGATTCAGCAGAGCCGTTATTTCGGCTTCACGACCGCGATGATGATCCGCGCCCTGGCGCCCAGCGCCATCGTGGCCGCGGGTACCGGCGCCGCCGCGTGGCTGCTGGCGCTGCTGCTGCCGGCCTCCATCCCGGCGATGGCGCGGCTGCTCGCGATGCTGCTGCCGCTGGCCCTTGTCTGGTATGTGCTGCTGCGCGCCACGCGCCACGAACTCGTGGGCGAAGTGCACCGCCTGGCCGTACCGTTGAAGGCCCGGCTGGCCCTTTTGCGCCCGAATGTATAA